A single region of the Mustela lutreola isolate mMusLut2 chromosome 2, mMusLut2.pri, whole genome shotgun sequence genome encodes:
- the LOC131825662 gene encoding intersectin-1-like, which produces MLKIFISGPIRKSTSMDSGSSESPASLKRVASPAAKPAVSGEEFIAMYTYESSEQGDLTFQQVDVILVTKKDGDWWTGTVGDKSGVFPSNYVRLKDSEGSGTAGKTGSLGKKPEIAQVIACYMATGPEQLTLAPGQLILIQKKNPGGWWEGELQARGKKRQIGWFPANYVKLLSPGTSKITPTEPPKPTALPPVCQVIGMYDYSAQNDDELAFSKGQIINVLNKDDPDWWRGEVSGQVGLFPSNYVKLTADTDPSQQ; this is translated from the coding sequence atgttaaaaatattcatttcaggGCCCATAAGGAAATCTACAAGCATGGATTCTGGTTCTTCAGAAAGTCCCGCTAGTCTGAAGAGAGTAGCGTCGCCAGCAGCCAAGCCAGCTGTTTCTGGAGAAGAATTTATTGCCATGTACACTTACGAGAGTTCTGAGCAAGGCGATTTAACCTTTCAGCAAGTGGATGTGATTTTGGTTACTAAGAAAGATGGTGACTGGTGGACAGGAACAGTGGGCGACAAGTCCGGAGTCTTCCCTTCTAACTATGTGAGGCTTAAGGACTCAGAGGGCTCTGGAACTGCTGGGAAAACAGGGAGTTtaggaaaaaaacctgaaatcgcGCAGGTGATCGCCTGCTACATGGCCACCGGCCCTGAGCAGCTCACTCTGGCCCCTGGTCAGCTGATTCTGATCCAGAAAAAGAACCCAGGTGGTTGGTGGGAAGGAGAGCTGCAAGCACGTGGGAAGAAGCGCCAGATAGGCTGGTTCCCTGCTAATTACGTAAAACTTCTAAGCCCCGGGACAAGCAAAATCACTCCAACGGAGCCCCCGAAGCCGACAGCGCTCCCGCCAGTGTGCCAGGTCATCGGCATGTATGACTACAGCGCCCAGAATGATGACGAGCTGGCCTTCAGCAAGGGCCAGATCATCAACGTCCTCAACAAGGACGACCCCGACTGGTGGAGAGGGGAGGTCAGCGGCCAGGTGGGGCTCTTCCCCTCCAACTACGTGAAGCTGACCGCGGACACGGACCCAAGCCAGCAATGA